The genomic region GGTCTATGTCTATTCCGCCGCGACGCTGCGCCGCCATGCGCAGGTGTTCCGCGAGGGGCTGGAATCCGCCGGGCGGGTGCATCTCGCTTATGCCATCAAGGCCAATCCCAATATCGGCGTGCTGCGTGTGCTGGCCGACGAGGGCTATGGCGCGGACGTGGTGTCGGGCGGCGAATTGTCGCGCGCGCTGGCGGCGGGGATGCCGGCGGCGGACGTGGTGTTCTCCGGCGTCGGCAAGACCGATCGCGAGCTGGTGAAGGGGCTGGAGGCCGGGATCGGCCAGTTCAACCTCGAGCTGGAGGAAGAGGGCGTGGTGCTGGCCGCGCTCGCCCACGCGCGCGGGCTGACCGCCCCGGCGGTGCTGCGCGTCAATCCCGACGTGGACGCGGGCACGCACGCCAAGATCTCCACCGGCAAGAAGGAGAACAAATTCGGCGTGCCGATCGATCGCGCGCCGGCGATCTTCGACCGGCTAGCGCCGCTGGAGGGGCTGAACCTGCGCGGCGTGGCGATCCATATCGGCAGCCAGCTCTTCGACCTCGCCCCGCTGGAGGCGGCCTATCGCCGTGTCGGCGAGCTGGTCGCGGAGCTGCGCGCGCGGGGGCACACGATCACGCATGTCGATCTCGGCGGCGGGCTGGGCGTGCCGTACAGGACGCATGACGAGCCGCCCTCGCCGGCCGATTACGGCGCGATGGTGGCGCGCGCGACCGAAGGCTGGGACGTCGAGCTGATGTTCGAGCCGGGCCGCGTCATCGCGGGCAATGCCGGCGTGCTGCTGACAGAGGTGATCTGGGTCAAGCCGGGCGTCGTGAACCCCTATGTGATCGTCGACGCGGCGATGAACGACCTCGCGCGCCCGGCGATGTACGACGCGTGGCACGATTTCTCCGCCGTGCGCCCGAGCGGCGAGACGATGACGGCCAATATCGCCGGCCCGGTATGCGAGACGGGCGACACCTTCGCGATGGCGCGCGAGATCGACCGGGTGAAGCGCGGCGACCTCGGCATCTTCCGCACCGCCGGCGCCTATGGCGCGACGATGGCCTCGACCTATAACAGCCGCGCGCTGGTGCCGGAGGTGCTGGTGGACGGCGACCGCTATACGGTGGTGGCGGACCGGATCGCCGCCGAGACGATCCTCGCCGCCGAGCGGGTGCCGGACTGGCTGTGACGCTGCCGGCGCTCCCCCTGTTCGTCCGGCTGCACAAGCGGCCGGTGATCCTGATCGGGGCGGGCGAGGCGGCGGAAGCGAAACGGCGGCTGCTGGAGCGCGCGGGCGCGGTAGTCGTCGCGGAGAGCGAGGCGGCGGCGCTGGCGATCGTCGTGGATGACGATGCCGCCGTCGCCCGGCTCAGGGCGCGCGGGGTGCTGGTCAACGCGGTCGATCGGCCGGAATTGTGCGACTTCACCCTGCCGGCGATCGTCGATCGCTCGCCGGTGATCGTCGCGATCGGCACCGGCGGCGCGTCGGCTGGGCTGGCGGCGGCGCTGCGGCAGCGGCTGGAGGCGATGCTGCCGGCGCGGCTCGGGCGGCTCGCGGATGCGCTCCACGCCGCGCGCGGCGCGTGGCGCGCGCGTTACCCCGGCGCGGGCGAGCGGCGGCGCGCGATCGGCGCGGCGCTGGCGGCGGGCGGCGCGCTCGATCCGCTGCTGGACCATGGCGACGCGCCCGATGCGGGGCCATCGCAAGCCGGTGGCGTGGCGGGGATCGTCAGGCTCAGGCTACGTTCCGCCGATCCCGACGACCTCACGCTGCGCGAGGCGCGGGCGCTCGCCAATGCCGATCGCGTCACGCATCGCCCCGGCGCGCCGCGCGCGATCCTCGATCGCGCCCGCGCCGACGCCGCGCGGATCGAATGCGCCGCCCCGCCGTTGGACGCGGCACCAGGCTTGACCGTGGACGTGGAGATGCTGTGAGCGGATTCGGCTATCGCATCGATGGGGGCAAGGCGCGCCGCATCACGGTGAAGGAGGCGCTGGACGGCCCGGCCGGCATGGTCTGGGTCCATCTCTCGGTCAATAACGACGAGGCCAAGGCGTGGCTGCGCGACGTGGCCAAGCTGCCCGAATATCTGGTCGAGGCGCTGACGGCGCAGG from Sphingomonas sp. CL5.1 harbors:
- the lysA gene encoding diaminopimelate decarboxylase, which encodes MDHFTLIDGALHCEGVPLERIAREVGTPVYVYSAATLRRHAQVFREGLESAGRVHLAYAIKANPNIGVLRVLADEGYGADVVSGGELSRALAAGMPAADVVFSGVGKTDRELVKGLEAGIGQFNLELEEEGVVLAALAHARGLTAPAVLRVNPDVDAGTHAKISTGKKENKFGVPIDRAPAIFDRLAPLEGLNLRGVAIHIGSQLFDLAPLEAAYRRVGELVAELRARGHTITHVDLGGGLGVPYRTHDEPPSPADYGAMVARATEGWDVELMFEPGRVIAGNAGVLLTEVIWVKPGVVNPYVIVDAAMNDLARPAMYDAWHDFSAVRPSGETMTANIAGPVCETGDTFAMAREIDRVKRGDLGIFRTAGAYGATMASTYNSRALVPEVLVDGDRYTVVADRIAAETILAAERVPDWL
- a CDS encoding bifunctional precorrin-2 dehydrogenase/sirohydrochlorin ferrochelatase, which produces MPALPLFVRLHKRPVILIGAGEAAEAKRRLLERAGAVVVAESEAAALAIVVDDDAAVARLRARGVLVNAVDRPELCDFTLPAIVDRSPVIVAIGTGGASAGLAAALRQRLEAMLPARLGRLADALHAARGAWRARYPGAGERRRAIGAALAAGGALDPLLDHGDAPDAGPSQAGGVAGIVRLRLRSADPDDLTLREARALANADRVTHRPGAPRAILDRARADAARIECAAPPLDAAPGLTVDVEML